In Acinetobacter piscicola, a single window of DNA contains:
- a CDS encoding DUF6586 family protein: MSRVARFHADRTNQKLYFARLSCLQAEQSENVQQAQAQREAAVFHLHGAVLAFLQELVRYYRLNDFAPTLKSIEELMAEKGQVSPEVVVMQQLAKNGFIAELKRAYRSCQYAPEPSAPEPEDETSSNLIIKVTQTPQAWLPDTKILREWHRDLTQLIDGFRNEMVEF, translated from the coding sequence ATGTCACGAGTTGCTCGCTTTCATGCAGACCGCACCAATCAAAAACTGTATTTTGCTCGACTTTCATGTTTGCAAGCGGAACAATCTGAAAATGTACAACAAGCACAGGCACAGCGTGAAGCAGCAGTCTTTCATTTACATGGTGCTGTTTTGGCATTTTTACAAGAATTAGTCCGTTACTATCGTCTGAATGATTTTGCACCGACGCTTAAATCGATCGAAGAACTGATGGCAGAAAAAGGACAAGTGTCACCAGAAGTGGTGGTGATGCAACAACTGGCAAAAAATGGTTTTATTGCTGAACTTAAACGTGCTTATCGCTCATGTCAGTATGCACCTGAGCCAAGTGCGCCAGAACCTGAAGATGAAACCTCATCTAATTTAATTATTAAAGTGACACAAACCCCACAAGCATGGTTACCTGACACCAAAATTTTAAGAGAGTGGCATCGTGATTTAACCCAACTGATTGATGGTTTTCGTAATGAAATGGTGGAATTCTGA
- a CDS encoding ASCH domain-containing protein translates to MTKTYPALSIVAPSASKIAQGLKTLEIRSWTPKELPLHDLVIVENTQFLTFEYPEEIGKAVAIVDIESVHRWRADEFDAACASYWAEGYWAWVINNVRPISQPFDVPAKRKIYCIDTDHL, encoded by the coding sequence ATGACCAAAACATATCCTGCTTTATCTATTGTTGCACCCAGCGCAAGCAAAATTGCTCAAGGTTTAAAAACGTTAGAAATACGCTCTTGGACGCCTAAAGAATTACCTCTGCATGACTTGGTCATTGTTGAAAATACTCAATTTCTAACATTTGAATATCCTGAAGAAATAGGCAAAGCAGTTGCTATCGTCGATATTGAATCAGTGCATCGTTGGCGAGCAGACGAATTTGACGCAGCCTGTGCAAGCTACTGGGCGGAAGGTTATTGGGCATGGGTCATCAATAATGTCCGTCCTATTTCACAGCCATTTGATGTACCTGCAAAGCGTAAAATCTATTGTATTGATACGGATCATTTATAA
- a CDS encoding RNA recognition motif domain-containing protein, with amino-acid sequence MKILVRNLERSVTEAELLELFKPYGAVDSAVVVMDAETKKSKGFGFIEMPNGREAIKAIKGLNTLKVKGMGIRVKAAEEKPKP; translated from the coding sequence ATGAAAATTTTAGTGCGTAATTTAGAGCGTTCAGTAACTGAAGCAGAATTACTTGAATTGTTTAAGCCTTATGGTGCAGTAGATTCAGCTGTGGTGGTGATGGATGCTGAAACCAAAAAATCTAAAGGTTTTGGTTTTATTGAAATGCCAAATGGGCGTGAAGCGATCAAAGCCATTAAAGGTTTAAACACCCTTAAAGTGAAAGGTATGGGGATTCGTGTGAAAGCTGCGGAAGAAAAGCCTAAACCTTAA
- a CDS encoding ATP-dependent helicase: MSLANLINELNPQQKQAATTESKHSLVLAGAGCGKTKTIVARAAYLIDQGVPANQIQILTFTRRSASEIVARVELALGDAAKGLRASTFHTFCMYLLRRVPKAFGLEQFSIIDRDDQLMLFRLIRGKDDKKNPNALPKPQQLCDLYSFARNTRQKLSLALEKQLPEFLEYKDQIAEIMKEYETRKQARHFLDYDDILAVVASGLAQSEGLTDYVVSLCQHMLVDEMQDTNPLQWAILEPLKDKTSLFCVGDDAQSIYGFRGADFENIHHFKERVPDAQIFKLEKNYRSTQEILDLSNWLLDQSAIKYDKKLEAYRGDGIKPRMHVFPNEFDEAKWIAIDIKERHLLEAAAWNDHMVLVRSAFAARHIEAAFIQANVPYRFIGGMKLLETAHVKDLLSLLRVIANPLDDIAWMRFLTLWNGVGDVGASKLAQQLLTDPDLDKIAEKLEKFGRIPENTLLIMKQMSVLKTEVEACVKLGVEAIINQLEENYAKKDWHKRVGDFDLVKQLASKHSQLNEFLEEYVLDPISISEIERQSNDDVVTLITIHSAKGTEQKICYVANVSAGQYPHARAQGDFDEVEEERRVLYVALTRAQNELILTKQNLSFWAQSQIDEQGRKVESYFLNDLTRNLCITETHYRQREQTVKSALIERKAIHLDFGIDLD; this comes from the coding sequence ATGAGTTTAGCCAACCTGATTAACGAATTAAACCCTCAGCAAAAACAAGCAGCTACGACTGAAAGCAAACACAGTCTAGTCCTTGCAGGGGCAGGTTGTGGCAAAACCAAAACCATCGTGGCACGTGCAGCTTATCTTATAGATCAAGGTGTGCCTGCCAATCAAATTCAGATTTTGACCTTTACCCGCCGTTCAGCAAGTGAAATAGTCGCTCGTGTGGAACTTGCCTTAGGTGATGCTGCTAAAGGTCTGCGTGCATCAACCTTTCATACATTTTGTATGTACCTGCTGCGCCGTGTACCGAAAGCATTTGGATTGGAACAATTCTCCATTATTGATCGTGATGATCAACTCATGTTGTTCCGATTGATTCGGGGCAAAGACGATAAAAAGAATCCAAATGCCTTACCCAAACCGCAACAACTCTGTGATCTATATTCATTTGCCCGAAATACTCGTCAAAAACTCAGTTTGGCTTTAGAAAAGCAATTGCCTGAGTTTTTAGAATATAAAGATCAAATTGCTGAGATCATGAAAGAGTACGAGACACGTAAACAGGCACGTCATTTTCTCGATTATGATGATATTTTGGCAGTGGTGGCTTCAGGCTTGGCGCAATCCGAAGGTTTGACCGATTATGTTGTAAGCTTGTGTCAGCATATGTTGGTGGATGAAATGCAAGATACCAATCCACTGCAATGGGCAATTCTAGAACCACTCAAAGACAAAACTTCATTGTTTTGTGTAGGGGATGATGCACAGTCAATTTATGGTTTTCGTGGCGCAGATTTTGAAAATATTCACCATTTCAAAGAACGTGTGCCTGATGCACAGATTTTTAAACTCGAAAAAAACTATCGTTCAACCCAAGAAATTTTAGACTTATCCAATTGGTTGCTCGATCAAAGTGCCATTAAATATGATAAAAAACTCGAAGCTTATCGGGGTGATGGCATCAAACCACGCATGCATGTTTTTCCAAATGAGTTTGATGAGGCAAAATGGATCGCCATTGATATTAAAGAGCGTCATTTACTTGAAGCCGCAGCGTGGAATGATCATATGGTTTTGGTACGCTCAGCTTTTGCCGCGCGTCATATTGAAGCAGCATTTATCCAAGCCAATGTGCCGTATCGTTTTATTGGTGGCATGAAGCTGCTCGAAACTGCACATGTGAAAGATTTACTCAGTTTACTGCGTGTGATTGCTAATCCTTTGGATGATATTGCATGGATGCGATTCTTGACGCTGTGGAATGGTGTCGGTGATGTCGGTGCAAGTAAACTCGCACAGCAACTTTTAACCGATCCTGATCTGGATAAAATTGCTGAAAAATTGGAAAAGTTTGGACGTATTCCTGAAAATACTTTGCTGATCATGAAGCAAATGTCCGTGCTAAAAACCGAAGTTGAAGCCTGTGTCAAATTGGGCGTCGAAGCGATCATTAATCAACTTGAAGAAAACTATGCCAAAAAAGACTGGCATAAACGCGTAGGTGATTTTGATCTGGTGAAACAGTTGGCGTCTAAGCATTCTCAACTCAATGAATTTTTAGAAGAATATGTACTCGATCCTATCTCTATTTCTGAAATTGAGCGTCAGTCAAACGATGATGTTGTTACGCTCATTACCATTCATTCTGCAAAAGGGACAGAACAAAAAATATGTTATGTTGCTAATGTGTCAGCAGGGCAATATCCACATGCCCGTGCACAAGGGGATTTTGATGAAGTTGAAGAAGAACGTCGTGTGCTTTATGTGGCATTGACTCGCGCACAAAATGAACTGATTTTGACCAAACAAAATTTAAGTTTCTGGGCACAGAGCCAAATTGATGAACAAGGACGTAAAGTAGAAAGCTATTTTCTAAATGATTTAACACGCAATTTATGCATCACTGAAACACATTATCGTCAACGTGAACAAACGGTGAAAAGTGCCTTGATCGAACGAAAGGCGATTCATTTAGATTTTGGTATTGATTTAGATTAA
- a CDS encoding glycerate kinase, with product MVKTFVLAPDSFKESMTAEQACLAMQRGIQKVIPDATFIHVPMADGGEGTVDALISARKGRKVEIEVSGPLIHQKVKSYFGLIEHDQTAVIEMALANGIHLLEQSQRNPMLTSTLGTGEMIKAALDFGVSKIIIGLGGSVTNDAGAGIAQALGARFLNVNGQPVAVGGGQLNQIQSIDLSQLDTRLKQTEIIIASDVNNPLCGESGASYVFAPQKGASSEMVKILDQNLSYFADLVKKQLGLDFAHVQGAGAAGGLGFGLMAFAGATIRSGVEIVIEETQLAEKIAQADYVFTGEGGIDFQTKFGKTPFGVAQVAKRLNKPVIAFAGYVGEGVEELYNEGFTAIFGIVDGAYDLQTALKNGERNLERTCGNVVRLIKDRI from the coding sequence ATGGTAAAAACCTTTGTACTCGCCCCTGACTCATTTAAAGAAAGTATGACGGCTGAACAAGCTTGTTTAGCAATGCAACGTGGCATTCAAAAAGTTATACCTGATGCCACTTTCATACATGTGCCTATGGCAGATGGTGGTGAGGGCACAGTCGATGCGCTTATTTCTGCGAGGAAGGGTCGAAAAGTCGAAATTGAGGTTTCAGGACCGCTGATTCATCAAAAAGTGAAAAGCTATTTTGGCTTGATTGAACATGACCAAACTGCAGTGATTGAAATGGCACTTGCCAACGGCATTCATCTGCTTGAACAATCACAACGAAATCCGATGCTCACTTCAACTTTGGGCACAGGGGAAATGATTAAGGCTGCATTGGATTTTGGGGTATCTAAAATCATCATTGGGCTTGGTGGTAGTGTTACCAATGATGCAGGTGCAGGTATAGCACAGGCATTGGGGGCAAGGTTTTTAAATGTGAATGGTCAGCCTGTTGCGGTGGGTGGTGGTCAGCTTAATCAAATCCAAAGTATTGATCTTTCACAACTAGATACTCGTTTAAAACAGACTGAAATCATTATTGCGAGTGATGTGAATAATCCATTGTGTGGAGAAAGTGGCGCATCTTATGTTTTTGCGCCTCAGAAAGGCGCAAGCTCTGAAATGGTCAAGATTTTGGATCAAAATCTAAGTTATTTTGCCGATTTGGTGAAAAAGCAACTTGGTTTGGATTTTGCTCATGTTCAAGGTGCAGGTGCAGCAGGTGGGTTGGGTTTTGGCTTAATGGCATTTGCAGGGGCAACCATCCGTTCAGGTGTGGAAATCGTGATTGAAGAAACACAACTTGCTGAAAAAATTGCGCAAGCGGATTATGTCTTTACAGGTGAAGGCGGGATTGATTTTCAAACCAAATTTGGCAAAACCCCGTTTGGTGTGGCGCAAGTGGCGAAGCGTTTAAATAAGCCTGTGATTGCGTTTGCAGGCTATGTCGGTGAAGGTGTTGAAGAACTATATAATGAAGGTTTTACTGCTATTTTCGGGATAGTTGATGGTGCATATGATCTGCAAACTGCACTAAAAAATGGTGAGAGAAATTTGGAAAGAACATGTGGAAATGTGGTGAGGTTGATAAAAGATCGTATTTGA
- a CDS encoding carboxymuconolactone decarboxylase family protein — protein MQRVNLGKAAPELYKNVIELENLSMQKAQQAGIEMGFSHLLKLRASQINQCAFCVRMHTQDAIKVGESIDRIALISAWRESDYFSEKERAALTLIEEITLITQQHFPDQVYAAAKEILSDDEITAIEWIAIVINTWNRIAISSQYKVTP, from the coding sequence ATGCAACGTGTAAATCTTGGCAAAGCAGCACCTGAGCTTTATAAAAACGTGATTGAGCTTGAAAATTTATCTATGCAAAAAGCTCAGCAGGCAGGAATCGAGATGGGTTTCTCGCATCTGCTGAAATTAAGAGCTTCACAAATTAACCAATGTGCTTTTTGTGTACGCATGCACACGCAAGACGCCATTAAAGTCGGTGAATCTATTGATCGGATTGCTTTAATCAGTGCATGGCGTGAAAGTGATTATTTTTCTGAAAAAGAACGTGCTGCTTTGACTTTGATTGAAGAAATTACCCTGATTACACAACAGCATTTTCCTGATCAGGTCTATGCAGCAGCCAAAGAAATACTAAGTGATGATGAAATAACTGCGATTGAATGGATTGCAATTGTGATTAACACATGGAACCGAATTGCCATTTCAAGTCAGTATAAAGTCACTCCTTGA
- a CDS encoding HdeD family acid-resistance protein, with amino-acid sequence MRTVGNDIVRHQLHENRKWYLLLGALLVIFGLVLLASLSMATLTVVLLFGVLMMIGGVIHLIAAFKIFDGGFRWLWALFGILYLIAGYYAFNSPIKAAVVLTNLLAIALLIGGFIRIFNAFMLKPMSGWGWTLFSGILTLVTGAIILASPDSPFWVLGLFLGVDILFQGVNYLTFAAAIKNIPPASS; translated from the coding sequence ATGCGTACAGTGGGAAATGATATTGTCCGTCATCAATTGCATGAAAATCGGAAATGGTATTTGTTATTGGGAGCATTATTGGTCATTTTTGGCTTAGTTTTACTTGCTTCTTTAAGTATGGCTACACTGACTGTTGTTTTACTTTTTGGTGTGCTGATGATGATCGGTGGCGTGATTCACTTAATTGCAGCATTCAAAATATTTGATGGTGGCTTTAGATGGCTGTGGGCATTGTTTGGTATTTTATATTTGATCGCAGGTTATTATGCGTTTAACTCACCAATCAAAGCTGCTGTCGTGTTGACGAATTTACTTGCAATTGCTTTGTTAATTGGTGGTTTTATTCGTATTTTTAATGCCTTTATGCTCAAACCTATGTCTGGTTGGGGGTGGACACTCTTTTCAGGGATTTTAACTTTAGTTACAGGTGCGATTATTTTGGCTTCTCCTGATTCACCATTTTGGGTGCTAGGGCTATTTTTAGGGGTAGATATTCTATTTCAAGGGGTGAATTATCTAACTTTTGCAGCAGCAATTAAAAATATTCCACCTGCGAGTTCTTAA